CGGCGCGCCCGGTCTTGGGGTCGAGCCGCACCTGTTTGGCGGTGCCCGGCCGGTCGGCGCCAGGCTGGGTTTCCACTTCGGCCGGTCCGTCCCTCACGTACAGCCTGATCCCCGCCCGCTGCCGGACCCAGCGCTCCAGTTCACCGGGGCGCGGCAGCGCGATGCGCCGCTCGGCGCGGGTCGCGAGCCCCAGCAAGTCCAGTCGGGCGGCGGCGTCCGGTTGGTCGGCCAGGGTCTCGGTGAGGGGGCGTTCACAGAGCAGGAAGAGCCCGGCCCCGGCGCGGTCCAGGGCGAGGCGCGCGACCAGTCGGGAGGCCGGCTCGGCCAGCGTGGCGGCGATTACCAGCGAGCGGTCAGGGTAGCGCGCCACCAGACGCTCCAGCACCTGCACGGCGAGGCGGGCCAGGCGGGCGTCGGCGGGACAGTCTGCGGCGGGAGGGGGTATTGCGACGATCAGGATGCGGACCACCCCGAGCCCCGAGCGGGCGAGCAGGGTGGGTACGCCGCGCACGGCGAAGCGGTCCAGGTCCTTCATCGGCTCGCTCAGGTCCGGATAGGGGATGAGTTGGGGGTGATGGCGGCGTGCGTTGTCCCGCACCGGGGCATAGCGCCAGCCGTCCAGGTGGCGGTCGGCGGCCCAGCGCAGGTGCTCGATGATGGCCAGTTGTTCCGCCTCCAGCGGGGCGAAGGTGAAGGACTCCACCCGCTCCTCCTGGATCGCCCGGCAGTCCATCACCGCGAGTTTGGCCCACAGGTGGTCCGCCTGGTGCCGGTTGGCGTCGCGATAGGAGGCCGTGAGCCGCGACCAGGGGCGCCCGGCCGGCTCCCGGTCCGGGTCGCGGCCCTGGGCGGCGATGCTGTCGGTGTAATGCTCATGGATGGTGCGGGCTAGTTGGTCGCCCAGGCCGTCGAACAGGACCGCCGGCCGGCACGCCTCGTCCAGATAGGAGAAGGGGAAGGTCTGGCCGTCCCAGTCCGCCAGGGTGCCGCCCGGGGTCTCATCCCCGACCTCCAGCAGGATCGGCGGGGAAACGCCCTGGTCCGCGGCCAACCGCTGCGCCAGCGTGCGCGCCGTCGCGACGGCGTCGGCGACCGCGGGCTCGGGACAGACCAGGACCAGGGTGACGGGGGGCAACTGGGCCAGTCCGGCCAACTGCGGTCCGATCCAAGCGACCTCGGCGACCTGTCCCGCCTGCGGATAGGCCAGCGCGAAGTCGGCCGACACCCGCGCCTCGGCGCCGACGATGCTGACGCGGGGGCGCCCCTCGCCGTAGGCCATCAGGCGCAGGGCCTGGACCAACAGGGCGCGGGCCGGGGGGGCGAAACCGGCGACCAGCAGGTGCGGGACCTGACCGAACACCGGGTCCAGGCCGCAGTGCAGGGGCCAGCGCCCGAGCAGGGCGCGCGCGGCACGGTCCTCCAGCGCAAAGGTCTCCAGGCTGATCGGACCCTCCGGGTCCAGGTCCGGCAGGGGCGGCGCCGGGTCCGCCTGGTGCATCAGGATCAGCCGCAGCGGTGCGCCGCGCGGCGCGCGCAGTCCCGGCTGAGCGAGCAGGCTGGTGACCAACTCCATGGGCGCGGGCGGGTCGGCCAGGACCAGGGTCCGGCAGGCCCCCGGCCACCGCCCGGCGAGTTCAGCAAGGGTGACCACCTGGACCCGCTGGCGGCGTTGCTCAAGGCCCGCGACCACCCGCCGCACCAGTGGTGCTCTGCCTGCGACCCACAGCGGCGGCTGACCGAAGAATCCTGACACGGCGAATCTGATGGGCAGGCGTCGGTCAGGACGACTGATGCAGGACGGTGCCGGCCTGATCCAGGACCGTGACCTGCATCGGGATGCCCGCACGGATGCTGGCCGAGACCACGCAGAAGTCCTCGAACAGGTCCTTGCAGCGGTGGAAGCGCGGCGCCTCCTTCACCACATCGGCGACGATCAGCCGGATCTGGAGCCCGCTGACCCGCATGCGCTTCTTTTCGTTGCGCGCCACGATGCAGGTCGCCTCCACCCGCAGACAGTGGTCCGGGGGCTCCTCCTTGAAGACACAGTACAGCAGGCTGGCGGCGAGACAGTCGGCCGCCGCCGCCGTCAGCATCCGGGAGGGGTTGGGCCCGGCCTGCTCACCCAGGGGCGGGGGTTCGTCCATCAGCAGGTCGGGGACGCGCTTGACGCCGAACTGCGCGTTGATCTGGAACCCTTCGCGCTGCTCCAGGTGGATGGTGAAGCGGCCTTCTTCGGACATGATGATTCCCCTCTAAAATCAGTTTCTTGAACGCGGGCGGTTCTTGGGGTCGCGGGTGTGGCGCACCCCGGCCGCACGGCAGGAGTCCGGATCGGCGACCAGGGCGCGCCAGTCCCCGCCCGGGAGCACCGGGCGGTCACGCAGGCACCCGCGGTAGAGATAGATCCAGGCGCGGCCATAGGGAGAGGGGAGCGGTCGGCGGGCATAGAGCCTGGGATATTCCTCCAACCGGTCCAGCCGTTGGAGCCCAGCCGTGTCGAGCCGAAAGACCTCCCCGACGAGCGCCGCCGTACCCGTCCGCACCGCCCCCGGGTAGGCGCCCAGGAGGAACAGCGTGAAGCAGGGTGCCGTCCGGTGGGGGCCCAGCAAGCGCGCCCCGGACAGCAGGTGGTGGTTCACTTCACCCCGCAACAGGGTGCCATAGACGAAGACCTGGTGATACATGGGCGCGGAGTCGGCGGTGCGGCGAGGATGCGGTCGGTTCAGGAGGCGGACTATAGCATCGGCGGGCGGAATAATTCGGCGCCGTGCGGCCTGAGTTGGCGGAGTTGTCCGGGTATACTTGGCACCACCGCAAGCCGTGCGGTACAGCCCGGGCCTTAAGGTCCATCCCTGCCCATCGTCCAGAGCACAGTGATGTCAAGTTCCGACAGTTTCGAAGACCTCTTGCAGCAGTTCAATCAGTCCCAGCCCGTCAAGCAGGCCGAGCCCAAGGTGGGGGAGAAGGTGCGCGGCACCGTCATCTCCATCGGCGAGGACTGTGCCTTCATCGACTTAGGCGGCAAGACCGAGGGGCGGATGGAGTTGGCGGCCCTGCGCGACCCGGAGGGCGGGCTCAAGGTGGCGGTCGGCGACCCGATCGAGGCGGCGGTCACGGGCAAGGATATCGAGGGCGGCTTTCTCATGCTGGGCAGCCAGCATGGTCACAAGTATCACGGGCTGGAGGAGGTGCGCCAGGCCTACAGCCAGGGCCTGCCGGTCCAGGGCCAGGTCACCGGTGCCGTCAAGGGCGGGGTCGAGGTCCTGATCGCGGGGCTGCGGGCCTTCTGCCCGGCCTCCCAGGTCGATACCCGCTTCGTCGAGGACCTCTCGGAGTACGTCGGCCAGCGGCTCGACTTTCGCGTCACCAAGATCGAGGGCGGGCGGCGGCCCAACCTGGTGGTCTCGCGTCGCGTCATCCTGGAGGAGGAACAACGCCAACGCGCCGCCGAGACCCGCGCCCAACTCAAGGAGGGGGCCATCCTCCCCGGCGTCGTCACCAGCCTCAAGGACTACGGCGCCTTCGTCGACATCGGCGGCTGCGAGGGCATGATCCACATCAGCGAACTCGCCTTCGGCCATATCAAGCACCCGAGCGAGATCCTGCGCGCCGGTCAGGCGGTGGAGGTGGCGATCCTGCGCATCGAGCCGTCCAAGGACGGCAAGGGGCGCGACAAGATCGCACTCTCGATCCGCGCCCTGTCGCGCGACCCCTGGGCCGACGCGGTGGAGAGCTTCCCGGTGGGCGCGCGGGTCACGGGGACCGTGAGCCGTCTCCAGCCCTTCGGTGCCTTCGTGGAACTGGCCCCCGGGCTCGACGGCCTGGTCCATATCAGCGAGTTGGGCGTCGAGCGGCGGATCAACCACCCAAGCGAGGTGCTGACCATCGGCGACACGGTGGAGGCGACGGTACTGGGGGTCGACCTGGAGCGGCGCCGCATCGCCCTGACGCTCGATTCCT
The DNA window shown above is from Candidatus Thiodictyon syntrophicum and carries:
- a CDS encoding 30S ribosomal protein S1 produces the protein MSSSDSFEDLLQQFNQSQPVKQAEPKVGEKVRGTVISIGEDCAFIDLGGKTEGRMELAALRDPEGGLKVAVGDPIEAAVTGKDIEGGFLMLGSQHGHKYHGLEEVRQAYSQGLPVQGQVTGAVKGGVEVLIAGLRAFCPASQVDTRFVEDLSEYVGQRLDFRVTKIEGGRRPNLVVSRRVILEEEQRQRAAETRAQLKEGAILPGVVTSLKDYGAFVDIGGCEGMIHISELAFGHIKHPSEILRAGQAVEVAILRIEPSKDGKGRDKIALSIRALSRDPWADAVESFPVGARVTGTVSRLQPFGAFVELAPGLDGLVHISELGVERRINHPSEVLTIGDTVEATVLGVDLERRRIALTLDSSKQPSDIPDVRNYAPPKPAAKGAGAAAAKAAEPVPEKTMGSFGALLQESLNKKR
- a CDS encoding RyR domain-containing protein; this encodes MSGFFGQPPLWVAGRAPLVRRVVAGLEQRRQRVQVVTLAELAGRWPGACRTLVLADPPAPMELVTSLLAQPGLRAPRGAPLRLILMHQADPAPPLPDLDPEGPISLETFALEDRAARALLGRWPLHCGLDPVFGQVPHLLVAGFAPPARALLVQALRLMAYGEGRPRVSIVGAEARVSADFALAYPQAGQVAEVAWIGPQLAGLAQLPPVTLVLVCPEPAVADAVATARTLAQRLAADQGVSPPILLEVGDETPGGTLADWDGQTFPFSYLDEACRPAVLFDGLGDQLARTIHEHYTDSIAAQGRDPDREPAGRPWSRLTASYRDANRHQADHLWAKLAVMDCRAIQEERVESFTFAPLEAEQLAIIEHLRWAADRHLDGWRYAPVRDNARRHHPQLIPYPDLSEPMKDLDRFAVRGVPTLLARSGLGVVRILIVAIPPPAADCPADARLARLAVQVLERLVARYPDRSLVIAATLAEPASRLVARLALDRAGAGLFLLCERPLTETLADQPDAAARLDLLGLATRAERRIALPRPGELERWVRQRAGIRLYVRDGPAEVETQPGADRPGTAKQVRLDPKTGRAEWGFEY
- a CDS encoding OsmC family protein encodes the protein MSEEGRFTIHLEQREGFQINAQFGVKRVPDLLMDEPPPLGEQAGPNPSRMLTAAAADCLAASLLYCVFKEEPPDHCLRVEATCIVARNEKKRMRVSGLQIRLIVADVVKEAPRFHRCKDLFEDFCVVSASIRAGIPMQVTVLDQAGTVLHQSS
- a CDS encoding gamma-glutamylcyclotransferase family protein, yielding MYHQVFVYGTLLRGEVNHHLLSGARLLGPHRTAPCFTLFLLGAYPGAVRTGTAALVGEVFRLDTAGLQRLDRLEEYPRLYARRPLPSPYGRAWIYLYRGCLRDRPVLPGGDWRALVADPDSCRAAGVRHTRDPKNRPRSRN